GAGCACTCCGGTGACCGCCGGGTCGTCGTCGCAGGCGCGCCGCAGTGCCTCGGCGCGGGTCTCCCCGCTGCCGCCGGCGTCGGGTACCTCGGTCACGCGCATGCCCTGCTCGCGCAGCAGCGCGAGCAGGCCGGCGGCGCTCCGGTCCCCGGCGGTCACCGCGAGCCAGGTGCCGTGCGGCACCGCCTGCTCCGGCTCCGGCAGGGGGCGCCAGGTCACCTGGTGGCGGTCGGTGCGTGCGGCGTCCGGTGCCGGGGCGGGGTGGGGCTCGGGCCAGTAGCGGCGCCGCTGGAAGGCGTACGTCGGCAGGTCCGGGCGGGGCCCGGTGGCGGGTCCCAGGAGCGCGTCCCAGCCGATGGGGACTCCGGCCGTGTGCAGGCGGGCGACGGCGGTGAGCAGCGCGGCGGGCTCCTGCCCGCCGGAGCGCTGGAGCGCCACGCAGAGGGTGTCGGTGGTGGGGTCGAGGGAGCGGGCGTGTTCCAGGGTCCGCTCCAGCGGGACGGTGAGCGCGGCGCCGGGCCCGATCTCGGCGAAGCGGGTCACGCCCTGGTCGAGGAGGGTGTTGACGGCGTCGCGGAAGCGGACGGTGGCGCGTATCTGGCGGACCCAGTACTCCGGGGTGGACATCGAGCCGTCGTCGGGGAGGCCGGTGACGGTGGACACCAGGGGGATGCGGGCGGGGTGGTAGTGAAGGGACGCGGCCACGGCGGCGAAGTCGTCCTGTACGGGGTCCATGCGCGGGGAGTGGAAGGCGTGCGAGACGTCCAGGAAGCGGACCCTGCGGCCGGTGAGCCCTTCTTCCCCGGCCAGTTCCGCCAGGGCGTCGGCGTCACCGGAGAGGACGATGTCGTCGCGGCTGTTGACGGCGGCGACCGCGGCGCGGGCCTCGTAGCCGCTCAGCGCGGCGCACGCCTCGGCCTCGGTCATGCGCACGGACATCATCGCGCCGCCCTCGGGCAGTGCTCCCATGAGCCGTGCGCGGGCGGACACCAGGGTGCAGGCGTCGGCGAGCGGGAGGACGCCGGCGACGTGCGCGGCGGCGATCTCGCCCACGGAGTGCCCGGTCAGCCGGTCGGGGGCCAGGCTCCAGGACTCCAGCAGCCGGTAGAGCGCGACCTCGAAGGCGAAGAGGCCGAGCTGGGTCCAGGCGGTGCGGCCCAGCGCGTCGGCGTCGTGGAGGACGACCTCGCGCAGCGGGCGGTCCAGGTCCGGGTCGAGATGGGCGCAGACCGCGTCGAAGGCGTCGGCGAACACCGGGTAGGTCTCGTACAGTTCGCGGCCCATACCGGCGCGCTGGGCGCCCTGGCCGGAGAAGACGAAGGCGAGGTCTCCGCGTCCGGCCTCGCCGCGGACGGTCTCGGCTCCGGTGCCGTCCGCCCCGGCGAGCTGGGCGAGCCCCCGGTGGAGCCCCTCGGCGTCGGGTGCCAGGACGACGGCGCGGTGTTCCAGGGCGGCTCTGGCGGTGGCGAGTTGGCGGGCGGTGGCGTGCAGGTCGAGGGCGGGTCCGGTGCGGTCGGCGTACGAGCGGAGCCGGTCGGCCTGGGCTCGCAGAGCGGCCTCGGACCGGCCGGAGACCGGCCAGAGCACGAGGGGGGCGGCGGGGTCGGGCCCGCCGGCCGGCCGTGGGGTGTTCGCGGTTTCGTGCGGCGCCTCCTCGATGATGACGTGGGCGTTGGTGCCGCTGATCCCGAACGAGGACACGCCGGCTCGGCGGGCACGGCCGGTGTGCGGCCAGGGCCGGCCGTCGGTGAGCAGTTCGACGGCTCCGGCCGACCAGTCCACTTCCGGGGTGGGCTCGTCGACGTGGAGTGTCCTGGGCAGGACGCCCCGGCGGATCGCCTCGATGGTCTTGATGACGCCCGCGACGCCCGAAGCGGCCTGGGTGTGGCCGATGTTGGACTTCACCGATCCCAGGTAGAGGGGTTCCTCGCGGTTCTGTCCGTAGGTGGCCAGCAGCGCCTGGGCCTCGATGGGGTCGCCCAGCCTGGTGCCCGTTCCGTGGGCCTCCACCGCGTCGACCTCGTCGGTCTCCAGGCCGGCGGCGGCCAGTGCGGCGCGGATCACCCGCTGCTGCGCGGGGCCGTTCGGGGCGGTCAGTCCGTTGGAGGCGCCGTCCTGGTTGACCGCGCTGCCCCGCAGCACTCCGAGCACCCGGTGCCCGTTGCGGCGGGCGTCCGAGAGCCGCTCCAGCAGGAGCAGGCCCACGCCCTCGCCCCAGCCGGTGCCGTCGGCGGAGGCGGCGAAGGAGTGGCAGCGGCCGTCGGAGGCGAGGCCGCCCTGGCGGCCGAACTCGGCGAACACGACGGGCGAGTGCATCACGGTGACGCCGCCCGCCAGGGCCATGGAGCACTCGCCGTTGCGCAGCGACTGTGCGGCCAGGTGCAGGGCGACCAGGGACGACGAGCACGCCGTGTCCACGGTGACCGCGGGGCCCTCCAGGCCGAAGATGTAGGAGATGCGGCCGGACAGCACACTGTTGGAGGAGCCGGTCATGGCGTGGCTCTCGGAGCCCTCCGGCAGGACGCCGGCCATGGCGTAGCCGGCGGCGGAGGCGCCGACGAAGACGCCGGTGCGGGTGCCCCGTACGGCGGTGGGGGCGATGCCTCCGCGTTCCAGCAGCTCCCAGGCGCTCTCCAGCAGCAGCCGCTGGTGCGGGTCCATGGCGACGGCCTCGCGGGGCGAGATGCCGAACAGGTCGGCGTCGAACGCGGTGGCGTCGTGCAGGAATCCGCCCTCGGCGGTGAATCCGCCCGCGGCGGAGAGGTCCCAGCCGCGGTCGGCGGGGAACGGCGACATGGCGTCGGTCCCGGCCTCGACGACCTTCCAGAGATTCTCCGGGGAGTCGGCGCCGCCGGGGTAGCGGCAGCTCATGGAGACGATGACGACCGGGTCGTCCGTCCCGGCCCGCGCGGCGGGGGGCGGGGTTCCGGGTGCGGCGGCCGGTTCCGCGACGCCGAGCAGGCCGAGGAGTTCGGCGGCGGCCACGCGGGCGGTGGGGTGGTCGAAGACCAGGGTGCCCGGAAGCCGGAGTCCGGTGGCCGCGCTCAGGCCGTCGCGGACCCGCAGCGCGGTCAGGGAGTCGATGCCGAGTTCGGTGAAGGCGCGGTCGGGGTCGACGGCCCGGGGGCCGGGGTGGCCGAGCACGGTGGCGACCACGGTGCGCACCAGGTCGAGCAGGAGGCGGTGGCGGTCGGCGGCGCCGGCCGACTGGAGCCTGGTGCGCAGTTCGTGGCCCTCGGCGCCGGCGGTGGCGGTGTCGGGCGCGTCGGTGGGTTCGGTGGTCCTCTGTTCCAGGTCGCCCACCAGGGGGCTGGGCCTGCGGGCGGTGAACGTGGGGACGAAGCGGTCCCAGTCGATGTCGGCGAACACGCCGGTGGCGCGGCCGGAGTCGACGGCGGAGGCGAGGGCGGCCAGGCACAGTTCCGGCGGCATGGGGGCGATGCCCCGGTCCCGGAGGTAGTCGCCGGCGTCGCGGTCGGTGACCATGCCGCCGCCGTCCCAGGCTCCCCAGGCGACGGCGGTGGCCGCCCGGCCGTGTGCCCGGCGGCGTTCGGCGAGCGCGTCGAGGTGGGCGTTGGCGGCGGCGTACGCGGCCTGCCCTCCCCCGCCCCAGATGCCGGCGATCGAGGAGAACAGCACGAAGAGGTCGGCCCGGTCGCCCAGCAGGGCGTCCAGGTGGACCGCGCCGAGGACCTTGGCGCGGGCGTCCCGGGCGATCTCGGCCGGTGAGGTGGTGGCCAGCGGTGCGGTGGTCGAGACGCCCGCGGTGTGGACGACGCCGGTGACGGGGTGGCGTTCCAGCAGGGCGGCCAGTGCCGCGCGGTCGGTGACGTCACAGGCGGCGACGGTCGCGGTGGCTCCGATCCCGGCCACTTCGGCGACCAGTTCGTCGACGCCGGGGGCGTCCGGGCCGGACCGGCTGACGAGGAGCAGGTCGGTGACGCCGCGCCGGGCCAGCCAGCGGGCGACCTCGCGGCCGAGCGCGCCGGTCCCGCCGGTGACCAGGACCGGGCCGCCGGGGGTCCAGGGGGCGGCGGCGGGTTCGGGTGCGGCCCGCCGTACCCGGCGGGTGAACACCCCGGAGGGCCGTACGGCCAACTGGTCCTCGTCCTCGGCGGCGCCCGCCAGGAGCGCGCCGAGCCGGGTGGCGGAGCGGGTGTCCCCGCTCCCGCACAGGTCGATCAGTCCGCCCCACCGCTCGGGGTGCTCCAGTGCGGCCACCCGGCCCAGGCCCCAGAGCATGGCGCCGTCGCCGTCGACCGCCGTGTCGAAGCGGCCCACGGTGACGGCGCCGCGGGTGAGGCACCACAGGGGTGCGCCGATTCCGGTGTCGCCGAGCGCCTGCAGCAGGGTGACGGTGTCGCCCGTTCCGGCGGCGAGGACGTCGTCGCCGGGGTGCGGGGGTTCGGCGAACGCGAGCAGGGAGACGACGCCCGTGAAGCCGCCCGGCTCGGGCAGTTGTGCGAGTACGGCCGCCAGTTCGTCGCGTCCGGTGCCGGTGGGGACGAGGATCTCGGTGACGTCGGCGCGGGACAGTGCGGTGCGTACGGTCTCCGTCCGCGCCTCCGCGCCGGTCTGCGGGAGGGCGAGCATCCATCGCCCGGCCGGCGCGGTGGACGGCAGGCCGACCAGGGGGCGCCAGGTCACCTCGTAGCGCCGGGAGTCCACGGTGGATTCCTGGCGGCGGGCCCGCCGCCAGCCGGCGAGGGCGGGCAGCACCTGGTCGAGGCCGGGTGCCTCGACGCCCAGGGCGCCGGCGACCGCGGCGGTGTCGCCGCTCTCGACGGCGTTCCAGAACGCCTGCTCCGCCCGGTCCGTTCCGGCGGGGCCGTCGGCGGGTGCGGTGGCCAGGGGCGCGGCGGCGTCGGGCCAGTAGCGGTCGCGGGCGAAGGCGTAGGTGGGCAGGTCGACCGGGCGGCCTGCCGGCAGGAGGTGTTCCCAGTCGACCGCGACCCCGCGTACGTGGGCCTCCGCGAGTGCGGTGAGCCAGCGTTCACGGCCGCCCTCGCCGCGCCGCAGGGTGCTCAGAACGGCGCCGGGGAGGCCCGTGTCGTCCAGGGTCTCCCGCAGGCCGACGGTGAGCACGGGGTGGGGGCTGATCTCGATCAGCAGCCGGTTCCCGTCGTCCAGCAGGGCGCGGGTGGCGTCCTCGCAGCGGACGGTGGCGCGCAGGTTGTCGTACCAGTATTCGGCGCCCAGGGTGGAGGTGTCGATCCGTGTGCCGGTGAGCGTCGAGTAGAAGGGCACGGCGGCGGGGGCGGGGTCCACGTCCCGGAGGTCGGCCAGGAGGCGGGGCCTGAGCCGCTCCACGTGCGCCGAGTGGGAGGCGTAGTCCACGGGCAGGCGGCGTGCCCGGATTCCGGCCGCCGCGCAGTGGGCGACCAGGGCTTGCAGTCCTTCCACGTTCCCCGACACGACCGTCGAGCCGGGTCCGTTGACCGCCGCGACCGAGAGTCCTTCCCAGCGTCCGGTCAGCTCCTGCGCGGTGTCGCGGGAAACGGCCAGCGACACCATGCCGCCGCATCCGGCGAGTTCGTCGGCGATGGCGCGCGCCCGCAGCGCCACCACCCTCGCCCCGTCCTCCAGCGACAGTGCTCCCGCCACCACCGCGGCGGCGATCTCTCCCTGGGAGTGGCCCACCACCGCGGACGGGTGGACGCCCGCCGAGGCCCACAGTTCGGCCAGCGACACCATCACCGCCCACAGCACCGGCTGTACGACCTCGACCCGTTCCAGGTCGGCGCCCTCGCCGCGCACCACGTCCAGCAGCGAGAAGTCGGTGAACGGCTCCAGTGCCCGGTGGCACTGTTCCATCCGTGCGGCGAACACCGGTTCCTGCTCCAGCAGTTCGGCTGTCATTCCCGCCCACTGGGAGCCCTGCCCCGGAAACACGAACACCGTGCCGCCGCGCACCGCGGTGCCGCGCACCACGCCGGCCGCCTCGTCCCCGGCCGCCAGCGCCCGCAGCTGGGCCGTGTGGTCGGGACCCAGCAGTACCGCTCGCCGCTCCAGTACGGCGCGTCCGGTCGCCAGCGACCAGGCCACATCGGCGGGATCGGCGTCACCGGCGGACAGCAGACGCTCCGCCTGCCCCCGCAGCGCATCCCCGCTCCGGCCCGACAGCAGCCACGGCACCGGGCCGCCGTCGCCCGGCGGACGCTTCCGCGCCGCGGCACCGTCCGCGTCCTCCCCCTCCGCGGGGCCGCCGGCTTCGACGGTCCGGGGGGCGGCTTCCAGGATCACGTGCGCGTTGGTGCCGCTCATCCCGAACGAGGACACGCCCGCCCGGCGCGGCCGGTCGGTCCGCGGCCACGGCCGGGCGTCGGTCAGCAGTTCCACGGCCCCCGCCGACCAGTCCACCTGCGAGGACGGTTCCTGGACGTGCAGGGTGGCAGGCAGCGTGCCGTGTTGCAGCGCCTGGACCATCTTGATGACGCCCGCGACGCCCGCAGCCGCCTGGGTGTGCCCGATGTTCGACTTCAACGACCCCAGGTACAGGGGCTCCTGACGGTCCTGTCCGTAGGTGGCCAGCAGCGCCTGCGCCTCGATCGGGTCGCCCAGCCTGGTGCCCGTGCCGTGCGCCTCCACGGCGTCGACGTCGGCGGCGGTCAGCCGCGCGTCGGCCAGCGCCGCCCGGATCACCCGCTCCTGCGACGGTCCGTTCGGGGCGGTCAGTCCGTTGGACGCGCCGTCCTGGTTGACCGCGCTGCCCCGGACCACCGCCAGCACGCGGTGCCCGTTGCGGCGGGCGTCCGAGAGCCGCTCCAGCAGGAGCAGGCCCACGCCCTCGCCCCAGCCGGTGCCGTCGGCGTCGGCCGAGAAGGCCTTGCAGCGGCCGTCG
The DNA window shown above is from Streptomyces sp. V2I9 and carries:
- a CDS encoding type I polyketide synthase, which produces MLCALAQEQVDSLVAAPALRPERPEPATLARALACLHTRGVPVDWPGYLAPFQGARITLPTYPFARRRYWPTPVAAPRPVAGDNPAEREFWAAVDSTDTDAVAGALHLDDEQRDGLGAVLPALAAWRERSRHQATTDAWRYRVGWSPVTARQARLTGTWILVTGGREVPGGVVDGLRGAGADLVELTELGANRTECAGTLAALASDATERDRPVAGLLACLDTAADLLCLIQAQGDAGLTAPLWCLTSGAVAVAPGEACDPSAAQLWGLGRVAALEHPDRWGGLVDVPAHLDRRAADRLVQLLAADAGEDQAAIRPTGLHARRLRRAPTGTAARTPAAEWHPDGPVLVTGGTGALGGKVARLLAERGATRLVVASRRGPAAPGAPELVAELAERGCDAVAVSCDLGDRDAVARLLEHHPVTAVVHAAGIVDDGVLDTLTPQRLAAVLDAKAHSADLLDELTGELTDFVAFSSVAGVIGSAGQGPYAAANAHLDALVERRRARGLPGTALAWGAWAGAGMAADPAAAARLARGGLPAMEESRALEALTTALTERDGTVVVADIDWERFVPGFTAVRPSRLFAELPEAAPVVRGVQATGLVARAAPGADAAEQARDVEHLVLEAVAGVLGHGSPADVDRERAFHEMGFDSLTALELRNLLASRTGLALHAGLVFDFPTPGALAEHLLTLLSGQAAAPDAPPAGDGRRAADDEPIAIIGMSCRFPGGADSPEALWRLVRDGVDAMGDFPADRGWDLDALLGNDGPSSTRSGGFLDDLAAFDAGLFGISPHEALAMDPQQRLLLETSWEAFERAGIDPTSVRGSETGVFAGTNGQDYLALLLGSEAATEGHLGTGNSASVLSGRVSYTFGLRGPALSVDTACSSSLVALHLAARSLRAGECSMALAGGVTAMPLPGTFIEFSTQGALSADGRCKAFSADADGTGWGEGVGLLLLERLSDARRNGHRVLAVVRGSAVNQDGASNGLTAPNGPSQERVIRAALADARLTAADVDAVEAHGTGTRLGDPIEAQALLATYGQDRQEPLYLGSLKSNIGHTQAAAGVAGVIKMVQALQHGTLPATLHVQEPSSQVDWSAGAVELLTDARPWPRTDRPRRAGVSSFGMSGTNAHVILEAAPRTVEAGGPAEGEDADGAAARKRPPGDGGPVPWLLSGRSGDALRGQAERLLSAGDADPADVAWSLATGRAVLERRAVLLGPDHTAQLRALAAGDEAAGVVRGTAVRGGTVFVFPGQGSQWAGMTAELLEQEPVFAARMEQCHRALEPFTDFSLLDVVRGEGADLERVEVVQPVLWAVMVSLAELWASAGVHPSAVVGHSQGEIAAAVVAGALSLEDGARVVALRARAIADELAGCGGMVSLAVSRDTAQELTGRWEGLSVAAVNGPGSTVVSGNVEGLQALVAHCAAAGIRARRLPVDYASHSAHVERLRPRLLADLRDVDPAPAAVPFYSTLTGTRIDTSTLGAEYWYDNLRATVRCEDATRALLDDGNRLLIEISPHPVLTVGLRETLDDTGLPGAVLSTLRRGEGGRERWLTALAEAHVRGVAVDWEHLLPAGRPVDLPTYAFARDRYWPDAAAPLATAPADGPAGTDRAEQAFWNAVESGDTAAVAGALGVEAPGLDQVLPALAGWRRARRQESTVDSRRYEVTWRPLVGLPSTAPAGRWMLALPQTGAEARTETVRTALSRADVTEILVPTGTGRDELAAVLAQLPEPGGFTGVVSLLAFAEPPHPGDDVLAAGTGDTVTLLQALGDTGIGAPLWCLTRGAVTVGRFDTAVDGDGAMLWGLGRVAALEHPERWGGLIDLCGSGDTRSATRLGALLAGAAEDEDQLAVRPSGVFTRRVRRAAPEPAAAPWTPGGPVLVTGGTGALGREVARWLARRGVTDLLLVSRSGPDAPGVDELVAEVAGIGATATVAACDVTDRAALAALLERHPVTGVVHTAGVSTTAPLATTSPAEIARDARAKVLGAVHLDALLGDRADLFVLFSSIAGIWGGGGQAAYAAANAHLDALAERRRAHGRAATAVAWGAWDGGGMVTDRDAGDYLRDRGIAPMPPELCLAALASAVDSGRATGVFADIDWDRFVPTFTARRPSPLVGDLEQRTTEPTDAPDTATAGAEGHELRTRLQSAGAADRHRLLLDLVRTVVATVLGHPGPRAVDPDRAFTELGIDSLTALRVRDGLSAATGLRLPGTLVFDHPTARVAAAELLGLLGVAEPAAAPGTPPPAARAGTDDPVVIVSMSCRYPGGADSPENLWKVVEAGTDAMSPFPADRGWDLSAAGGFTAEGGFLHDATAFDADLFGISPREAVAMDPHQRLLLESAWELLERGGIAPTAVRGTRTGVFVGASAAGYAMAGVLPEGSESHAMTGSSNSVLSGRISYIFGLEGPAVTVDTACSSSLVALHLAAQSLRNGECSMALAGGVTVMHSPVVFAEFGRQGGLASDGRCHSFAASADGTGWGEGVGLLLLERLSDARRNGHRVLGVLRGSAVNQDGASNGLTAPNGPAQQRVIRAALAAAGLETDEVDAVEAHGTGTRLGDPIEAQALLATYGQNREEPLYLGSVKSNIGHTQAASGVAGVIKTIEAIRRGVLPRTLHVDEPTPEVDWSAGAVELLTDGRPWPHTGRARRAGVSSFGISGTNAHVIIEEAPHETANTPRPAGGPDPAAPLVLWPVSGRSEAALRAQADRLRSYADRTGPALDLHATARQLATARAALEHRAVVLAPDAEGLHRGLAQLAGADGTGAETVRGEAGRGDLAFVFSGQGAQRAGMGRELYETYPVFADAFDAVCAHLDPDLDRPLREVVLHDADALGRTAWTQLGLFAFEVALYRLLESWSLAPDRLTGHSVGEIAAAHVAGVLPLADACTLVSARARLMGALPEGGAMMSVRMTEAEACAALSGYEARAAVAAVNSRDDIVLSGDADALAELAGEEGLTGRRVRFLDVSHAFHSPRMDPVQDDFAAVAASLHYHPARIPLVSTVTGLPDDGSMSTPEYWVRQIRATVRFRDAVNTLLDQGVTRFAEIGPGAALTVPLERTLEHARSLDPTTDTLCVALQRSGGQEPAALLTAVARLHTAGVPIGWDALLGPATGPRPDLPTYAFQRRRYWPEPHPAPAPDAARTDRHQVTWRPLPEPEQAVPHGTWLAVTAGDRSAAGLLALLREQGMRVTEVPDAGGSGETRAEALRRACDDDPAVTGVLCLAAEPGDVLTLARTLGDIAADAPLWCLTTGAVATGPADPPAVPARAAVWGLGRTLGLEAPHRWGGLVDLPAHPDPRTAARLAALLAAGGAGEDQIALRATPMARRIVTAPPPAAAPWQPSGTVLVTGGTGRRGRALATALASDGAEHLILLGRRGAEAPGAREFAESLPVDVTFAAADVTDRAAVTGVLAAIPAGRPLTAVFHAVGAGEDTPWTELDPGDLHAAAAADGARVLHEVTRELTPGLRAFVLLSSVTGVWGGTGAAVRAAEGARMDALAAHRHSLGLPATSVSFGPWATGEENTAAQRLGLRPLDPGTVWSALREAVAAPAPCAVVADVDWERFHRAYTLTRHRPLFDELPPVRALSATVRDPEPQPAAAPGLTGPDRHRAALDLVRDTAATVLGHTDAAAVAPDRQFLELGVDSLAALEIRGTLERATGLSLPGTVVFDHPTPAALARHLAATAPGGGSPAGAEPAVTLGISPTDRNPVGLLDSLYREAVSTGRIKEFLELVGETAKFRPTAADVAQAGGPAALTTLADGPAPEPLICVSGLTAGGGPQEFVRLAAPLRGTRPVAAVPVLGYGRGELLPATAEVALDWQARGILAHAQDTPVVLFGHSGGAVLAHRLAVRLTELGAPPAGLVLADIYRLDDPVMADWSAELSEGVFDRAEQFVPMDDSRLTAMTWYGGLFWEAPRPDSRIPTLLLRASRPLREPADGRDWRSSWKAARDIVDVPGDHFTMMAEHAGTTARAVHRWIEELPR